Proteins encoded together in one Coffea arabica cultivar ET-39 chromosome 2c, Coffea Arabica ET-39 HiFi, whole genome shotgun sequence window:
- the LOC140035717 gene encoding uncharacterized protein codes for MDPIVLYLAQGELPRAGQRPEKSFSSHRISDNGHPFADSSLQEWCSELGIQQHFTSVGHPQANGQVENANRTILHGLKTRIEPAHIGWLDELSTILWAYRTTPQTATQETPFVLTYGVEAVIPAKIGVPSGRVQHFVAQNNEEEMRLNLDLLEHRREEACIRMAKCKGQVVRYYNVRVRHLSFKPRDLVLRRNSVSRVGGTSKLDPN; via the exons ATGGACCCCATTGTCCTGTACCTAGCTCAGGGAGAGCTCCCCCGAGCAGGACAGAGGCCCGAAAAAtccttctcaagtcacagaa TCTCGGATAATGGCCATCCGTTCGCGGACAGTTCCCTCCAGGAATGGTGCTCTGAGCTCGGCATCCAGCAGCACTTCACCTCCGTGGGGCACCCACAAGCTAATGGACAGGTCGAGAATGCCAACAGAACCATCCTGCACGGCTTGAAGACACGAATAGAGCCTGCCCATATAGGGTGGCTAGATGAGCTGTCTACCATACTGTGGGCTTACCGAACTACACCTCAAACGGCCACCCAAGAAACCCCGTTTGTCTTGACATATGGGGTTGAAGCAGTAATCCCAGCAAAAATTGGAGTACCCTCAGGTAGGGTGCAGCATTTTGTGGCCCAGAACAACGAGGAGGAGATGCGGCTCAATCTAGACCTGCTCGAGCACCGTAGGGAAGAAGCGTGCATAAGAATGGCTAAGTGCAAGGGTCAGGTCGTACGGTATTACAACGTTAGGGTCAGGCACCTCTCCTTCAAACCAAGGGATCTGGTATTGCGCAGAAACTCCGTGAGCCGAGTTGGGGGCACGAGCAAGCTGGACCCAAATTAG